The following DNA comes from Cryptococcus deuterogattii R265 chromosome 2, complete sequence.
CCGACCTCTTCTGGTTGATCACATCCAAATACACTTGTGCCGCTTCgttcgtcttcatcctcttgcCATCCTTATCTTCACCCATCCATTGCCGCACAGGAGGTGTATCCATGACCGCATCAATAATCACATGTGCTACATGCACGCCCTGTGGACCAAATTCACGAGCGAGGGATTGAGCCAGCGCACGACGAGCAAACATCCCAGGCGCAAGGGATGAAAACTGGGCACCTGCTTTGAGTGACATGGTTGCTCCCGTAAAGAGAAGTGTACCGCGTGCTTCTCGAGATGCCTTGTCCTGAGATGACAAGGTTGACGGAGCAGGATTGGCCAGGAAGCGAGGGATGACGGCTTGGGCAAAGTTCCATCCGGTCACCACACCAGCTTCTAGTCCAGTTCTCAAATCCCCTTCCGACTTTTCCAAGAACCCCCTCAAGTCGAATTTTGCATTTACGTTGTAGATTCCGACATCCACCTTGGCATCGGGCCATTTcttgtccatctcctcaaaaGCAGTCTTCAGAGAGTCTGGAGAGCCGTCGGAATAGATGGCAAGGATGTTTGAAGGGTCAAtcttgggaagagggagggaagaaagagaaccAGGGAGTGATCgagaaaggagaacaagagaGTGCGTGGGCGTGAGTAGGGATGCGACAGACGTTGCCAGACCAGGCCCTGCGCCAAGGATAACTGCGATCTTACGAGGTGTGGACATGATGCGTGCGAAGCTTATCTGAGCAGTCGACAATAACGGTCGTCAACAAAAGTTAGTTTGTTTTTTGGTCTTTGTAAGAGTCAACGTCTCCTATTAAGCGTAAAGTAGACCCTGTTGGTTTTGGCATACCAAGAAGGGCCGTAATTTCCCTTCCGTGAGTGTGAGAATTGGCCAAACGCCGCTCGCTAGCGTTAGATGCTTCATAAGCCTGACGTCAAGCCCGACGGTCCATTATTAATTATTAATTGATGAGCGATCGTCGGCTAATTAATTCGGTTTTTGCCGATCCTCGAAAATCAATGATAAATTAATTGATTAATTATTTAATGGTCACAGATGCGGATTCATCCGCCGTCGCTGGCTTTATTTCTTGCATCATCACCTCAAGGCGATCGACAAACGAAAAGTGGTTGACAATTCGTTGACACTACGAGTACTCGTACTCGTTCCTCACGCAAGTACTCTTACCACCAAATCATCTCTCCGTCCCAAGTTACCTCTTTCTGACAAAATAACTTGTACTTGCAAATCAAAACTtcaaggaagggaaaacGAAGCCGCTGCAACAATCTTTTCCCATACCGCTTTCACCGAGGATTCCTCCCCGATCAGAGCAAACGTATTCCACGAGCATGAAGGCCTCTCCAACTATCCTCTGCCCCTATGGCTACTCCCACGGAACTTGTGGCTATTGTAGTCCTCCGGGCGAAAGAAGCCGCAAGAAAGAATCAAGTAAATATGGAAGTGAGTTTTCATTAGTGTAATTTTCATGCGGCGCAGTGGTCTAATGATGCGTGTGAAGTGATCGCAAAGCAACTGAGCCCTCAGGTATGTaaacctctttctcttgcaTGCCATTGCTAATATCGATAACAGTACTATCAAATGCTAATGGACAGGGGCTGGCGTCGATCTGGCAATTATGTCTACCAGTATGTCCATGAATAACGGGATATTTTGTACTTACGCTGACTAGGTGAATTTAGCCCCGACATGGCCCGCACCTGTTGTCCACAATACACTATCCGCCTTGATGCTTTCAATTTCAAATCCAACAAGAAACAAAAGCAAGTCGTGAACCGGTTTAACCGTTACCTCGAACAAGGCATAAAGCCAGGCGAGCAAATGGTCGTTGAAGGGCAGAAAGAGAGTGGTAAgaggggaaaggggaaagcggggaaaggaaaagcaaacGGAAGCAGTAGAGACGTTGTCTCAGAGGTCCACGCGTTTGAGATAGGGTACGGTAGAGAGGGCGATGCTATCCATCGGTTCGAGGTAAGTGATGCTGCAGACGTTGACGATTGTTGCTCAGAACGCACTTGAATTCTAGACTAAGATTGTACCTGCAAAAGCTACTGAAGAAGTTTTCAAGATGTACAAGACTTACCAGATAAGCGTACATCATGACAAGCCTGAAGATGTCACCATGAGGGGATTCGACCGTTTCCTATGCTCTGGTCCGTTGATTGTAACACCTATCAAatacgaagatgaagaagcaggaaggaaaggggtgcaagaaggaaggttgCCAGAGAATTATGGCCCTTACCATCTCTGTAAGTCAAAATGGAGCCCGACGTGTTGCGGGGACTGATGAATACCAGTGTACAAGGTTGATGGCGAGCTTATTGCCATATCTGTGCTTGACATAACGCCCCTTGGGGTATCTTCAGTATATTGCATCTGGAATCCTGACTGGGCATGGGCAAGCCTCGGTAAACTCACTGCTCTCTATGAAGTCAGCCTCGCAAGATGGCTCGGCGCTGCCGGGGCCGGCAAAGAGTTTGGCGATACGGGTGTAAAGTGGGTGTATATGGGGTATTGGGTACCGGATtgccagaagatgaagtacAAGTCGGAGTACGCCCCAAGCTATTTGCTGGACCCTGTGAGTTGAAAAATATGAAAGATTGCGGTGTTGTCAGACTGATGGACGAGGCAGGGTACGAATGTGTTCCATGAGTTGACCCCCGATCTTGAAACCTATCTGGTCAATCACCCAAGAGGATACTTCCCTTTTAAAGATATCGAGGCTGCGGTGAAAAAGTCACAAACGAAGAAGCCAGATGCGCCATCCGTTCCAAAATCACCCATTATCGTCGCTTCAAACAAGATCGGCCCTGAAGGCGACCAAGATTcggatgaggaaggtgaaCCGGGTCATTTACCTACACCTCCTCCGCCAGGATTTGCCAACCCTGCAGCCATTTCTGAGAAAGACGTAGACGAGGTGCTGGTTTTGCTGAGTTTGCGGAAAGGCTATTTTGCTGAAAAACAGTTGTTCCAAATATCAGTGAGTGGTTTATGGAAAATTAAGGAAAATCAAAAATAAGTCAGAAAAAATTCAATATTGACGCGCCTTACCTTCCTTCACTTTCACCCTTCCTTCGCTCAACCCTGTGACAGGAACTGGAATTTATTGATCGCGATTATGTACGCGAGACCATCAGGCAGATGTTGGCCGCAGTGGGCAAAGCGTGGATTGCGAATGAACATGATAGGGTCGCAGGAGCGGCGGCGGAGAAGGGGATCCTGTTTCTTGGGTAGATTTTTAGATTTTACTGTCCGCATTTTCGAGTAGCACGTGTTAGGTCCCAAAAGGCGATGAGCTAGCagatggaaggagatcTGTATAGAAAAGTTGTATGTATTGTTCTATGCACTGTAATCTCCGATCGCTGCTAGGACTCACGGGCTCCTCTCAATTATACGAGAAAAGGATATAAAGCTTTCAGCCCCATGCATATGCAGTCATCACTGTCGTGTCCACTTTGAAAATAAGAGAAGTATGATTTTTATCGCAAGGCACGCCCGTTTGCGCCGATTAGCTGTCTTAGTTGTTGTGCGGAACTTGAGATTCCCTGAAATTGTCCCTGAATGAGCGGTCGTGTTTCGGCGGAAAACACAAGCCATTTTGTGTGTTAGCCCTCCCATAATCCGGCTCTCCTCTTTAGATAGGGAGCCCCGTCATAATCCCTTCGTGTTCCGATTTTTGATAAATAGAAAGCGAACCAGATTTGCTTTCCTGCACCATAGATCCCCCACGCCAGAGGGGGCTGTATTCCCTTGCCTTTTGgtcccctcctcccataTACCATCAGATTCGACTTTATTTTGTGTACCGCACCTTGGCAACAATACTCTTTCGACGACAATCAATCATCCGAAACGTTAAGCTTGTCAACAACGCTCCTGTGTCACGACGGCATTACAATTTCCCCATTCTATTTTCCGGAACCCATTATTCACTAAGGTGGCCAGAGGGCAAGAGCGTGAGGTAGGGAAGAACGACCAGGACATTAGAAGATCAAGCACGAACCGCCACTAGCGGGGAGAAGGGTCCTTTGCGTTGGATCGGCATCCGGCGTTGTCTTCTACTCCTGGGGAAACAATTCCTCTGTCAGCTGGGGCTGAATAGAAGCAAGCAATTACTGTGCGTACCACCGTCTACCGGCGCGATTGAGCAAACGTACATCATCTGGGTGAGTAGGCTGAGGAAGACTGATGCTTGAGAATTAAGGAGACAGAACGGACAAAGGatagaagaaggaggaccTCAACCATCATTCCCACATCAACTTTTGTCTTTCGTTGCGACCCTGCTCGCGCGCCATAAAGGAAGATCCGCCACTTGTCACCTGCCTTCCATTGATCCGATAACTAACCATATACGCCATAATTATCAAATTTGCCTTCGGCTTCACTGACGGTCCATTTGCCGCTCGAGGTGACGAACATCTGACTATCCTCGATACGTTTATCTTTGTGACCATTGTGGCAATTGCACAGGAGGCCATTATTAGTGAGACAAGGAGACGATCCATTCGGCAACATCTCGACGGTGTCTTCATTACGTTTTTACTATCAGATTCCTAGATAAAGGTGTCTGTGCAGGACAAAGGTGCTACGGGGTTTGATTTTAACAGAGAGAAGTCATTTTTCCGTGCGAAAGGGGGCAATCATATACCCATCTCAAGACCAGAAAAGCGATTGTGCCAGCCAGAAGAGACTATTATCTCTAGGGTCTCGAGGTGAGTCAGTATGTCAACCCTTTTCCACttgcatctcttcttttccatcctctttctaTTCTGCTTCTCAATACGAATAAGATCTGGACTCAACTCAGGGCGGCTTTGCAAGTCAAATCCGACGTCCTTTATATTTCCTCTTGTCTCAGCTACTCATCTTCGCCGCTCGTGATCCCAACGGTActgactcttcttctttgtgCCTACAGCTTGATCGAGGAAGTGAGTCAGTGGCATGGATCATAGGTCATGACTACTGGTCGATTGCAAGCTGACCGGCTTTTAAACTCCAAGTCGACATCTCGTTCTGCTGCCAGCACGACACTGCTGATCGGGATCAGCCGCGTATTTGCACCTCTGTGATCAGTGAGCGGGAACGAGCATACTCTCGTATTGGTCCATACTGACGCCTGTTCCTGTATTACGCTCAGATCGGCAACTAGATTTTGCCAATTTCGGTCCTCAACTTTTCTTAAACCATTCATTTCTCTCGTCCAGCAGCGAGATCATAAGCTGGCCATGAGCGTCCTTGCTACTCCGCTCCCACACCAACCATTCTCAGATACAGAGCTCTTCGCATCCTCCAATGGCTCTGTCTCCGCCCACACTGAACTCCTTCCCGTATCACCCCACATCGCTCTGCCCATCCCTGTGCCATTACAAGCAACACCATTTCCAAAATTTCAACAACGACATACATCTCCTTATCCCATGCCTCATCAACAGACATCCTCAGCTCTTGGTTCGGCTCAAGCAGACGTGGTGCCTACAAATGATAATATGCCACATGTCGAGCCGCCACCACCTGCCCCTAGCAACTCAGTGATGACCTTGCCAGATCTTACCACGGATATACGCCCGCAGACTCCGTTACTGCCAACCACAAATCCTTCGCCGCCTCGGAGAAAGGCTCTAGGTCCAACGATGATGATTAAACTCGCGCCACCGGCAGATGACCACTCTTACCATCAATGTGATGTACCCGGGATCGAATCTGAGCCTAGTAACGCTCACTCTCGCGAGTCGTCTAGAAGCACCACCGTAACTCCTCGGCGATCGCCCACACTTCCTGTAGACAAGGAATCCCTTGATCCATCTCCTTTGCATCGCACACCTTCTCCAGAACTTCGCACGCCAACTGGAACGCTTTCACGGGACATGGTATTGTCACCTTCGTCTCCCAATCCCAAACCGCCCAGACCGAAATCGATGGGACCACCGCCACGTCCTAGACGAAGTCAAACAGTTAATCCACTTCCTCACGGTCCTGTATCCGTCCGTATGGTTGAAAGCCGGAGTGCTGATTCTCGGGAAAGAAAGCTCAGAGCGAACAATATCCTTAGAGCAAGCTCTTATAGCCAAGTAGGTCCGGGGTCACCTGGTCCTTCCCGGGCACTTTCGGACGCCGGGCCTGAGTCTGTCACCCCAAGGGCAATTAGTGCAAGCGATCTGTCATTACCTGACCTTGGAGGGCCTGACGGTTTGGAGGCAAAAGTTGTACTACTTGGGTCTCAAGGTGTGGGCAAAACGTCATTGATTTTGAGATACACCACTCGCACATTCTCTGTTACTCCCCCGCCCGCTACGATCGGTTCATCTTTGCATACCCGCAAGCTTGTGCACTCTGGTGTAAGGGTCAAACTTCAAATTTGGGACACCGCTGGACAAGAACGCTTTCGTTCTATGGCCCCCATCTATTACAGAGGAGCACACGTGTGTGTCTTGGTGTATGATATTTCTGACAAACAGAGTTTTGAAGATGTTCGAAGCTGGCTTGAAGAGTTGGGAAGAAGTGTACCAAAAGAGACCATAATTTTTGTGGTTGGAGCCAAGATTGATTTGGACGATAGGAGGGAGGTGGAGTGAGTATGGTTGTGATTTTTGACGTAACGAACTGACAGATCTTAGGTTCGATTTTGCCAAAAAGATGGTTAGATCGTGGATTAGTCCACCGCCTCCACCACTACCTGCCCTTACGTCGATGGCTTCTCCCCCACAAAGACGTCTTTTCCGCTCTTTAACCTCTACCTCTCGTGTTGATTGCCCTTCACCAACTCCGACCATTTCCGGTGCGTCGTCCTCCCGAATTCACTCTTATAGCTCCCACATTCCCGAATCTGCTCTTCGCTCAGCGCCCGTCAATTCTTTTTCTAGACATTCCGCCGATTCACCACGCCCACAGGcgtctttgcccttcccGAGCCCGACAGACATCCCAGTTTCTCCAGGCAAAAGTAAAGAGAAGGCGATGGTAAAGGGAGAACGATTAAGAAGGCACAGTTCAAAACCTTTTCCTGTCAAGGTGGCGCCCCCTGCATCTACCAACGCTGCTGCCTCTCCTTCGCGGCTAGAATTTCCTACATTGCAGTTACCAACTGGTCCGACTTCGGCGACTTTTACTGAACCTGTCAGCCCTTTACCAGCTACTTCAGCCTCTCCATCTGGTCATCGCTCGTCCGCGGGTAGATTTTCGATCTCAGGCATAACTGAGGTATTGGGTTTGAACCGGACAGTCAGCATGAGTGGTGCCATGTCTAGCTTACATCAGCTCACAGAAGcaccttcatctctgcCACTTCAGACTTCGTCACCTGGATCGTCGTCT
Coding sequences within:
- a CDS encoding short-chain dehydrogenase — translated: MSTPRKIAVILGAGPGLATSVASLLTPTHSLVLLSRSLPGSLSSLPLPKIDPSNILAIYSDGSPDSLKTAFEEMDKKWPDAKVDVGIYNVNAKFDLRGFLEKSEGDLRTGLEAGVVTGWNFAQAVIPRFLANPAPSTLSSQDKASREARGTLLFTGATMSLKAGAQFSSLAPGMFARRALAQSLAREFGPQGVHVAHVIIDAVMDTPPVRQWMGEDKDGKRMKTNEAAQVYLDVINQKRSAWTHEIDLRPDVEKW
- a CDS encoding rab family protein, translating into MSVLATPLPHQPFSDTELFASSNGSVSAHTELLPVSPHIALPIPVPLQATPFPKFQQRHTSPYPMPHQQTSSALGSAQADVVPTNDNMPHVEPPPPAPSNSVMTLPDLTTDIRPQTPLLPTTNPSPPRRKALGPTMMIKLAPPADDHSYHQCDVPGIESEPSNAHSRESSRSTTVTPRRSPTLPVDKESLDPSPLHRTPSPELRTPTGTLSRDMVLSPSSPNPKPPRPKSMGPPPRPRRSQTVNPLPHGPVSVRMVESRSADSRERKLRANNILRASSYSQVGPGSPGPSRALSDAGPESVTPRAISASDLSLPDLGGPDGLEAKVVLLGSQGVGKTSLILRYTTRTFSVTPPPATIGSSLHTRKLVHSGVRVKLQIWDTAGQERFRSMAPIYYRGAHVCVLVYDISDKQSFEDVRSWLEELGRSVPKETIIFVVGAKIDLDDRREVEFDFAKKMVRSWISPPPPPLPALTSMASPPQRRLFRSLTSTSRVDCPSPTPTISGASSSRIHSYSSHIPESALRSAPVNSFSRHSADSPRPQASLPFPSPTDIPVSPGKSKEKAMVKGERLRRHSSKPFPVKVAPPASTNAAASPSRLEFPTLQLPTGPTSATFTEPVSPLPATSASPSGHRSSAGRFSISGITEVLGLNRTVSMSGAMSSLHQLTEAPSSLPLQTSSPGSSSINSPQLPSSPRKRVDSSPLFPTYGSDGSARRKSDEWSRAGWKMGEGPGVAETLGEFGAGVKKRESEELLGGTNRSLPVFGNPVYKVNQVRSRAGSLGRDPKLVGELEEAEEWGVQVENVRLGECSALTGEGVEKLFKAISSILVEQKDKIERERMLRHKNSVILIDPSTNPKGLDKEKKSGCCV
- a CDS encoding arginine-tRNA-protein transferase, with the translated sequence MKASPTILCPYGYSHGTCGYCSPPGERSRKKESSKYGMIAKQLSPQYYQMLMDRGWRRSGNYVYHPDMARTCCPQYTIRLDAFNFKSNKKQKQVVNRFNRYLEQGIKPGEQMVVEGQKESGKRGKGKAGKGKANGSSRDVVSEVHAFEIGYGREGDAIHRFETKIVPAKATEEVFKMYKTYQISVHHDKPEDVTMRGFDRFLCSGPLIVTPIKYEDEEAGRKGVQEGRLPENYGPYHLLYKVDGELIAISVLDITPLGVSSVYCIWNPDWAWASLGKLTALYEVSLARWLGAAGAGKEFGDTGVKWVYMGYWVPDCQKMKYKSEYAPSYLLDPGTNVFHELTPDLETYLVNHPRGYFPFKDIEAAVKKSQTKKPDAPSVPKSPIIVASNKIGPEGDQDSDEEGEPGHLPTPPPPGFANPAAISEKDVDEVLVLLSLRKGYFAEKQLFQISELEFIDRDYVRETIRQMLAAVGKAWIANEHDRVAGAAAEKGILFLG